A stretch of DNA from Candidatus Deferrimicrobium sp.:
GGATCAAGGGGTTCCGTCATCTGCCGCTGTTGCGTCATGCACTTCAGGCCGAATTGAACCTGGTTCCAAACCAGAATCAGAAATTGGCGTAGCCCACCATCGGCGCTTCGTCAGTTTCAACTAAAAATGGGATTGCGCCTCGGCTTGTATCGAGAACCATAGTTTGTCGTTTGCGACAAACTTTGATTCCACGACACAGGAATCTTGACGGTTCGAATTCTTTGCATGGTGGAGGCGGGGTCGTTATCCTTCCGCACGCAACGCCCTGATAATGCACGCATTTTGTCGACCGACAGTTGCGATATGCCCCCGAAAATACCCCGGAAATTCATCTATTCAGATTTTCAGGGCTTTTCGGTCATTTTTGGGGAGTCGAACCGCAGTCCGATGCGTTTGTCGCAAACTCAGTCCCGGGCCGTTAAGCTGTCGCCCTCGAAACGACCGCGCGGACATCCACACGAAGGAACTTCCGGATCGCGCCAAGGACCGCGGAGAAGTTCTCCAGCGTCGGGTTGCCGGATTTTGAAAGCATCCGGTGCAGGCTCTTGCTCGGCTTGTGAAGATTCGCTGCCAGCGACTCGAATCCGATCGTCGCGTTGACAAGATCGCGCAGGATAAGTTTTGCCGTATCCGGATCACCGTTGAGAAGCAGCGTCAATGCCTCGTCCAGGAGCGCCTGGGCGAACGCGGGATCGTTCTTGACGCGCGATACAACGGTCGCCTTGAAATCCCTGGTCAGCGCCATCTTCATCCTCCCCTTCTCTGCTTGTGCCACTTCCATAATTCGAGGGCTCGCGCGATGTCCTTCTGCTGCCGTTTCTTCGTTCCACCGCCGAGCAGGACTATGAGCGTCTTACCGTCCCTCCCAAGGTATATCCGGTAGCCCGGCCCCCAGTCGATCCTGTACTCGCCGATGCCTCGGAACCACTTGACGCCGGAGAGGTTCCCCTGCTCCATGCGGAGTATCGCAACCGTGACCTTCGCCGCCTCGACAGGCCCGAGCGTGGCAAACCAGTCCGCGTAGGGACTCGTGCCATCGTCGAGAAGCAATTCTTCGACGCGGTAGTTCACGACTTTATGGTAACGTATCTGTTACCATTTGCCAACATGTATTTCCCCCTATCTGTCGGAGAACCAGATCAGCCTTCGGAGTATCCGATCGCCCGATACCCGCGAAGCCGCTTCTCGAACATCCGGAAAAGCATGGGAACATTCCGATCGACGTAATCGTAGATCCGGACTTCCCGTTTCCCGGGATGCAGGCGGTGCAGGCGACCGGCGTATTGCACCAGCGTCCCTTTCCACGACACGGGCAGTGCGAGGAAAAGCGTGTCGAGTCTCGCGTCGTCGAAACCCTCCCCGATGTAACGACCCGTCGCAAGAACCAGCCGTTCTTCTGTGTCAGGGATTGCCGCGAGGCGTTCCATCGTTTCCCGAAGCTCCCGTCGCTTCATCCCTCCCTTGAGGACGACAATGTGGCGTGCGAACTTCCGCATCTTCTCCGCCAAGAGATCGAGGTGGTCTTTCCGTTCCGTCAGCAGGATCGGGGAACGTCCTTCTTCGAGTGCCAGCATGACATCGTTGAAGATCAACTGGTTTCGCTCGTCATCCGCTGCAAGCGAAGCGTAGAGGTCCTGAATCCCCGCCTCCCGGACCAAGGGACCTGAACCGTACCCGGTCTCGCGCACGATCAGGCGGTGCATCCATGGATTCTCCGATTCGCTCCGTTTGGCCGAAACATTGAACTGAATCGGGCCGCACTGCATGTGAATGATCGGCTGGTGTCCGTCGCGCCGGTACGGCGTTGCGGTAAGCCCCGTGACGTAGCGGGCCCTCACCTCGCCAAGAACCCGTTCGAAGGAAACGGCCGGCAGATGATGGCATTCGTCAACGACCACATGACCGTACCGGGTCACGACGTCGTCGACCTCTCCTAAGCGACCAAGACTCTGGATCATCGCGACGTCGAGGCGTCCGGTCGGGGAGTTCTTTCCGCCACCGATCCGGCCGATGGACTTCTCATCGACCCCGAGAAAGAGGGAGAGTTGAGCAACCCACTGGTCGAGAAGCGGCTTCCGGTGAACCAGCACGAGGGTGTTTCGCTTTCTCGCCGCGATAAGAAATGCGCCGGCGACGGTCTTTCCGGTGCCAGGAGGCGCAACGAAGACTCCAAAATCGTGTGACAGCATCGCTGATGTCGCTTTCTCCTGAACAGGGGTCAACTGACCTTGGAACGTAACATCGAGCATCTCCCCGCCGTTGCGTTCGTCCGCAACGACAAGGGAGATTCCATGTTCGGAGAGCAGTTCAGCCAGGTCGTCCCGGCATCCTCTCGGTAAGCCGACGTGCTCCGGCAGATCCTCGGCGCAGCAGATGACCCGCGGAGTGGTCGCCGTGGAAAACCGCATGTTCTGTTTCTTGTAGAATTCGGGGTTCTGGAACGCCGCAAGCCGCTTGATCCGGTTCAGAAGAGCCGGCGGCAACCCCTTCTTCTCCAAAAAAAGACGTTGTGCGAGAAAAGCACGCACTTCATGCGGCAACGGACCGTCGATGACAAGCCGGGAAAGTTTCCGGGAGGGGGGCCGCAACCAGGGAGCCGCGGAGCCATCTTCGTCGGCGAAGCTCATCGGAACACCGATGACCTGGCCTTTCTTCATTGCTTCGTCAGCGATCGCCTGGACCTTATCGGAAGGGATTTTTTTGACCGAGGCAAGGAAGGCCCACTGATCTGGATGGACATTGAACCTTTCATCCAGATAGACGGTGTTCCCCTCCCTCCGCGGACCGTTCTGGAGTGGAAGGGCGATCAGGTTCCCGAAACCGCCCGCGGGCATCGTGTCCTGGTTCGGGAAGAGGCGGTCGTACGATTCCATCGCAAGTTGATCGCGGTGATCCATTGTCTCGGTAATCAGGAAGCAACCCATCTTTCGTGCGACAATCGCCGCAATCGGAGACTCAAAGAAAAACCAGACGTGTGAGCCGTTTCCGGAACGGGATCGCTCCAGAAATGCGGGAACTCCGTTCTTACGGCACGCTTCCAGGAACGCGGATGTGTCCTCCCTCCAGGATTGCCTATCGAAATCGACCGCGAGGAACCGGCAGGTCTCATCCGGCAGCAACGGGTAAACGCCGATGACGTGGCGGCCCTGCAGGTGGTCGAGGATGACCTGATCCGTGACGGGAAGGAATGAACGATTTGGACACTCGCCGCATTTCACGCGCGGCTTCTCGCAGACTCCCCGTACCCATTCGCTCGCACATGCCGGAGAGTAGCCCGACCTGCCGGTCTTCTCGTTTCGCCAGTATTTCGGGTAGACATCTTCCCGCCCCCGAAACAGGCTACGGAACAAGGTGACCTTCTCATCGTGGGTCGCCGGAATATTTTCCGGAAGAGATTGCATTTCTGGTGCGGGAGGATCGGAGGGGGCGACAGCCCGATACTGCTCGCGAAGGGCCCGCAGGCGATCCGATGCGCTCTGACGCTCCCGATCGAGCCGGCCCAGGAGGGCCTCCTCGTCTTCGATCGCCTTGCGTAACGATTCGAGATCCATGGCTCCTGCCTTACAAGACGGAAGGCGACAGAGGGTTGGCTCCTGAGGACTTTAAACCATCGAGATAGTCGGCCCATCGCTGCATCATCTTCTTCCTTTCGACAAGGTGCGACGTCCGGTTGTATGCCCGGCCAAGCGGATCGCGGACGGCGTGCGCAAGCTGGTGCTCGATGAAATCCGGGCGCTGCTGGAGAACTTCATCCAGGATTGTCCGCGCCGTGGCACGGAAACCATGCGCGGTCTGCTTCCCCTTGTATCCCAGCTTTTTCAGGGCAGCGGGAATCGCGCCTTCACTCATCGGTTTGTCGGGCTGCCCGTGACTGGGAAACACAAACTTGCCGCGCCCGGTCAACTCGCGCAAGTCTCGCAATATCGCCACCGCCTGCAACGGCAAAGGGACGATGTGCGGGGAATCCGTCTTCATCTTCTCGGCAGGGACACTCCAGATCGCCTCGTCAAGATTCATCTCGTCCCATTCGGCTTCCCGCAGCATCCCCGGTCGCACCATGAGCAACGGAACCAGCATGAGCGCGCACTTGACGACGTGCGTCCCCTTGTACGCGTCGATGGCGCGGAGAAGCGGGACAAGCGCCTGCAAATCGGTGATCGCCGGGAGATGCCCCTTCTTGTACGGCTTCAGGGCGTCCCGGAGGTCCGCCGTCGGATCGCGCTCGGCCCTCCCCGTCGCCACCGCGTACCGGAACACCTGTCCGCAAATGGTCCGCACCCTGTGCGCCGTCTCCAGTGCGCCCCGGAACTCGATCGCGCGCAGCATCTTGAGCACCTCGGGCGCGGTAATCTCTCCGATCGGGCGCGCGCCGAGCCGTGGGAACACATCCAGGTTCAGCCGCCCGATGACCGTCAGCGCGTGGGAAGGGGACCACCCCGACGACCAACGGTTGTACCATTCGCGGGCGATAATCTCGAAACTGTTTTCGGCTTCCGCTACTTTCGCAGCTCTCAGCGCCTTTTGCTGTTCACGGGGATCGATGCCGTCCCGCAGTTTCCTTCTCGCCGCCTCCCGCCTCTCTCTCGCCTCGGCCAGCGACACCTCCGGATACACGCCAAGGGAGAGCGGCGCCATATCCTTTCCGCCAAAGCGGTACTTCATTCGCCAGTACTTCCCGCCCGCGGCTATGACCAGGAGGAATAGCCCGCCTCCATCCGACAGCTTGTACTCCTTGGCGCGCGGCTTAGCGTTCCTGACTTTGGACTCCGTCAACGGCACAACATGGCGGGGCATGGCGGCTCCTTTAGGGACATAAGCCCGCGCGTAGGGATATATTTGCTCAATATATGTCCCTAAAAATCGTGGATGTCAATGGTTTTCGCTGGAGGACATCGGGCAGCCAACAACGAAATACCCAGCATTTACTGGGCATTTCGTACCACATCGGCCTT
This window harbors:
- a CDS encoding type II toxin-antitoxin system RelE/ParE family toxin, which gives rise to MNYRVEELLLDDGTSPYADWFATLGPVEAAKVTVAILRMEQGNLSGVKWFRGIGEYRIDWGPGYRIYLGRDGKTLIVLLGGGTKKRQQKDIARALELWKWHKQRRGG
- a CDS encoding TOTE conflict system archaeo-eukaryotic primase domain-containing protein translates to MDLESLRKAIEDEEALLGRLDRERQSASDRLRALREQYRAVAPSDPPAPEMQSLPENIPATHDEKVTLFRSLFRGREDVYPKYWRNEKTGRSGYSPACASEWVRGVCEKPRVKCGECPNRSFLPVTDQVILDHLQGRHVIGVYPLLPDETCRFLAVDFDRQSWREDTSAFLEACRKNGVPAFLERSRSGNGSHVWFFFESPIAAIVARKMGCFLITETMDHRDQLAMESYDRLFPNQDTMPAGGFGNLIALPLQNGPRREGNTVYLDERFNVHPDQWAFLASVKKIPSDKVQAIADEAMKKGQVIGVPMSFADEDGSAAPWLRPPSRKLSRLVIDGPLPHEVRAFLAQRLFLEKKGLPPALLNRIKRLAAFQNPEFYKKQNMRFSTATTPRVICCAEDLPEHVGLPRGCRDDLAELLSEHGISLVVADERNGGEMLDVTFQGQLTPVQEKATSAMLSHDFGVFVAPPGTGKTVAGAFLIAARKRNTLVLVHRKPLLDQWVAQLSLFLGVDEKSIGRIGGGKNSPTGRLDVAMIQSLGRLGEVDDVVTRYGHVVVDECHHLPAVSFERVLGEVRARYVTGLTATPYRRDGHQPIIHMQCGPIQFNVSAKRSESENPWMHRLIVRETGYGSGPLVREAGIQDLYASLAADDERNQLIFNDVMLALEEGRSPILLTERKDHLDLLAEKMRKFARHIVVLKGGMKRRELRETMERLAAIPDTEERLVLATGRYIGEGFDDARLDTLFLALPVSWKGTLVQYAGRLHRLHPGKREVRIYDYVDRNVPMLFRMFEKRLRGYRAIGYSEG
- a CDS encoding tyrosine-type recombinase/integrase; this translates as MPRHVVPLTESKVRNAKPRAKEYKLSDGGGLFLLVIAAGGKYWRMKYRFGGKDMAPLSLGVYPEVSLAEARERREAARRKLRDGIDPREQQKALRAAKVAEAENSFEIIAREWYNRWSSGWSPSHALTVIGRLNLDVFPRLGARPIGEITAPEVLKMLRAIEFRGALETAHRVRTICGQVFRYAVATGRAERDPTADLRDALKPYKKGHLPAITDLQALVPLLRAIDAYKGTHVVKCALMLVPLLMVRPGMLREAEWDEMNLDEAIWSVPAEKMKTDSPHIVPLPLQAVAILRDLRELTGRGKFVFPSHGQPDKPMSEGAIPAALKKLGYKGKQTAHGFRATARTILDEVLQQRPDFIEHQLAHAVRDPLGRAYNRTSHLVERKKMMQRWADYLDGLKSSGANPLSPSVL